In Pseudomonas fluorescens, a genomic segment contains:
- a CDS encoding EscU/YscU/HrcU family type III secretion system export apparatus switch protein, whose product MKNSNPPRQAIALKYDGQQAPTLTAKGDDALAEAILKLARENEVPIYENAELVKLLARMELGDSIPEELYRTIAEIIAFAWTLKGKFPVGYDPDAGPVERDVTERGDDY is encoded by the coding sequence ATGAAAAACTCCAACCCGCCGCGCCAGGCAATTGCGCTCAAATACGACGGCCAGCAAGCGCCGACCCTGACCGCCAAGGGCGACGACGCCCTGGCCGAAGCGATACTCAAGTTGGCCCGGGAAAATGAAGTGCCTATCTATGAAAACGCCGAGCTGGTAAAGCTGCTCGCGCGCATGGAACTGGGGGACAGTATCCCGGAGGAGTTGTACCGCACGATCGCCGAGATCATTGCGTTTGCCTGGACGTTGAAGGGCAAGTTTCCGGTGGGGTACGACCCGGATGCCGGGCCCGTGGAGCGGGATGTGACCGAGCGTGGCGACGATTACTGA
- a CDS encoding flagellar hook-length control protein FliK: MTGEINLPTLPPAPVAGQSPAPAPGALLKLLEPQIGLIDPGKTVNAEVLALKQGGEAFQLLLKLTLDGGRQTLVQASSPQPLPLGTNVSVSQTPAGNLAISLQQALSANVAALTRIDTSKLPEGTLLQAKVLTTQALPQGTTQPAIYRSLVTVLNNALAGATLTVESPQPLRVGSLLSAVVQNAQTLNFVPLSGLKDQLAVTQQLATQQSRQGSLDVVFTALQNLPKSDSTSADLRAAAERLLAALPDLAQVSNPKVLAQVIQNSGAFLEAKLLAGQNPQVPPLDMKGALLRLVADLVPALPANTNLSAILAANTLAQVLPNFVRSPLNTLGQVSARQIPASFPLPERLMAKLEGEGDLENLLRLAAGAISRLQSHQLSSLEQTGTTADGRLQTTWQLEIPMRTLQDIVPLQVKFQREEPTPDKEQPERKEKKDPKQMLWRVELAFDMEPLGPLQVQAQLTQGKLSSQLWASRAFTASLIESHLGSLRERLVSSGLNVGDLDCHLGTPPRGPKTGLEQRWVDETA; encoded by the coding sequence ATGACCGGTGAGATCAACCTTCCTACGCTTCCTCCCGCCCCGGTGGCCGGGCAAAGCCCCGCGCCTGCCCCAGGCGCCTTGCTCAAACTGCTGGAGCCGCAAATCGGGCTGATCGACCCGGGTAAAACCGTGAACGCCGAGGTTCTCGCCCTGAAACAAGGGGGCGAGGCGTTTCAGCTGTTGCTCAAATTGACCCTGGACGGTGGCCGCCAGACCCTGGTGCAGGCCAGCAGCCCGCAGCCCTTGCCGCTGGGCACTAACGTATCGGTCAGCCAGACCCCGGCCGGCAACCTGGCCATCAGCCTGCAACAAGCCTTGAGCGCCAATGTCGCCGCACTGACCCGTATCGATACGTCCAAGCTGCCGGAAGGCACCCTGCTGCAGGCCAAGGTGCTGACCACCCAGGCCCTGCCCCAGGGCACCACGCAGCCGGCGATCTATCGGTCGCTGGTGACCGTGCTCAATAACGCCTTGGCTGGCGCGACGCTGACGGTGGAAAGCCCGCAACCCTTGCGCGTGGGCAGTTTGCTCAGCGCCGTGGTGCAGAACGCGCAAACCCTGAACTTCGTGCCGTTGAGCGGGCTCAAGGATCAATTGGCGGTCACCCAGCAACTCGCCACCCAGCAAAGTCGCCAGGGCTCGCTGGATGTGGTGTTCACCGCGCTGCAAAACCTGCCGAAAAGTGACAGCACCTCGGCCGACCTGCGCGCGGCCGCCGAGCGTTTGCTGGCCGCGTTGCCCGACCTGGCGCAGGTCAGCAACCCCAAGGTGCTGGCGCAGGTGATCCAGAACAGCGGGGCCTTTCTCGAAGCCAAATTACTCGCGGGGCAAAACCCGCAGGTACCGCCGCTGGATATGAAGGGCGCGCTGCTGCGCCTGGTCGCCGACCTGGTACCGGCCCTGCCGGCCAACACCAACTTGAGTGCCATCCTCGCTGCCAACACCCTGGCTCAGGTCTTACCGAACTTTGTGCGTAGCCCGCTGAACACCCTGGGCCAGGTCAGCGCCCGACAAATACCCGCCAGTTTCCCGCTGCCCGAACGGCTCATGGCAAAGCTGGAGGGTGAAGGCGACTTGGAAAACCTGCTGCGCCTGGCCGCCGGGGCGATCTCGCGCCTGCAGAGCCACCAGCTGTCGAGCCTGGAGCAAACCGGTACCACTGCCGATGGCCGGCTGCAAACCACCTGGCAACTGGAAATCCCCATGCGCACGTTGCAAGACATCGTGCCGTTGCAGGTCAAGTTCCAGCGTGAAGAGCCGACGCCGGACAAGGAACAGCCTGAACGTAAAGAAAAGAAGGACCCCAAGCAGATGCTTTGGCGCGTCGAATTGGCCTTCGATATGGAGCCGCTGGGGCCGTTGCAGGTCCAGGCGCAACTGACCCAAGGCAAGCTGTCCAGCCAGTTGTGGGCCTCGCGCGCCTTCACCGCCAGCCTGATCGAGAGCCACCTGGGCAGCCTTCGCGAGCGCCTGGTGTCATCGGGGCTCAACGTCGGCGATCTGGATTGCCACCTGGGCACGCCACCCCGCGGGCCCAAAACCGGATTGGAACAACGCTGGGTGGATGAAACCGCATGA
- the ccmA gene encoding cytochrome c biogenesis heme-transporting ATPase CcmA — MTSPLLEAVALACERDLRLLFEHLELRLAGGDMVQISGPNGSGKTSLLRLLAGLMQPTAGEVRLNGKPLNEQRTELARNLVWIGHAAGIKDVLSAEENLSWLSALHHPASRDAIWQALAAVGLKGFEDVPCHTLSAGQQRRVALARLYLPGPPLWILDEPFTALDKQGVAQLEEHLARHCEQGGMVVLTTHHTLVRMPAGYRDLDLGRWSL, encoded by the coding sequence TTGACCAGCCCTCTTCTTGAAGCCGTAGCGCTTGCCTGTGAACGCGACCTGCGCCTGCTGTTCGAACACCTCGAATTGCGTCTGGCGGGCGGTGACATGGTGCAGATCAGCGGCCCCAATGGCAGCGGCAAGACCAGCCTGTTACGCCTGCTGGCCGGGCTGATGCAGCCGACGGCCGGTGAAGTCCGGCTCAATGGCAAGCCGTTGAACGAACAGCGCACCGAGCTGGCCCGCAACCTGGTCTGGATCGGCCACGCCGCCGGTATCAAGGACGTGCTCAGCGCCGAAGAAAACCTCAGCTGGCTCAGCGCCCTGCATCACCCTGCCTCCCGCGATGCCATCTGGCAGGCCCTGGCCGCAGTCGGCCTCAAGGGCTTTGAAGACGTTCCCTGTCACACCCTGTCCGCTGGCCAACAGCGTCGCGTGGCCCTGGCGCGCCTGTACCTGCCGGGCCCGCCGTTGTGGATTCTCGACGAACCGTTCACCGCCCTCGATAAACAAGGCGTCGCCCAGCTCGAAGAGCACCTGGCCCGTCACTGCGAGCAGGGTGGCATGGTGGTGCTGACCACCCACCACACGCTGGTGCGTATGCCCGCCGGCTACCGTGACCTTGACCTGGGCCGGTGGTCGCTATGA
- the ccmB gene encoding heme exporter protein CcmB: MSVFALLVAREARLLCRRPAELANPLVFFAIVIALFPLAVGPETKLLQTLSPGLVWVAALLSVLLSLDGLFRSDFEDGSLEQWVLSSHPLPLLVLAKVLAHWAFSGLALVLLSPLLAMMLGLPTECLPVLLLSLLLGTPTLSLLGAVGAALTVGLKRGGLLLALLILPLYIPVLILGSGALQAALMGMPATGYLLWLGSLTALAVTLTPFAIAAGLKISVGE; encoded by the coding sequence ATGAGTGTGTTCGCCCTGCTGGTCGCACGCGAAGCGCGGTTGTTGTGCCGCCGCCCGGCGGAACTGGCCAACCCGCTGGTGTTCTTCGCGATTGTGATCGCATTGTTCCCGTTGGCCGTCGGCCCCGAGACTAAACTGTTGCAAACCTTGTCGCCGGGGCTGGTGTGGGTGGCGGCGCTTTTATCCGTCCTGCTCTCGCTGGATGGGCTGTTTCGCAGTGATTTCGAAGACGGTTCCCTCGAACAGTGGGTCCTTTCGTCGCACCCCCTGCCACTTCTGGTACTGGCCAAGGTACTGGCACACTGGGCTTTTTCCGGCCTGGCGCTGGTGCTGCTCTCGCCGTTGCTGGCGATGATGCTAGGGTTGCCCACTGAGTGCCTGCCGGTGTTGCTGCTTTCCTTGTTGCTCGGCACGCCGACCCTCAGCCTGTTGGGGGCGGTAGGCGCGGCGCTGACGGTAGGTTTGAAGCGCGGAGGCCTGTTGCTGGCGCTGTTGATTCTGCCGTTGTATATCCCGGTGTTGATCCTGGGCAGCGGCGCTTTGCAAGCCGCGCTCATGGGCATGCCGGCGACCGGTTACCTGCTGTGGCTGGGTAGCCTGACCGCCCTGGCGGTAACCCTGACACCCTTTGCTATAGCGGCCGGCCTGAAGATCAGCGTCGGCGAATAA
- a CDS encoding heme ABC transporter permease, translated as MNWTWFHKLGSPKWFYGISGKLLPWLSVAAILLIGIGLVWGLAFAPPDYQQGNSFRIIYIHVPTAMLAQSCYVMLAVCGIVGLVWKMKLADVALQCAAPIGAWMTAVALVTGAIWGKPTWGSWWVWDARLTSMLILLFLYFGLIALGNAISNRDSAAKACAVLAIVGVINIPIIKYSVEWWNTLHQGATFTLTEKPAMPVEMWAPLLLMVLGFYCFFGAVLLMRMRLEVLKREARTTWVKAEVQASLGARG; from the coding sequence ATGAACTGGACCTGGTTTCACAAGCTCGGCTCGCCTAAGTGGTTTTACGGCATCAGCGGCAAGCTGCTGCCGTGGTTGAGCGTCGCCGCCATTTTGCTGATCGGCATCGGCCTGGTCTGGGGCCTGGCCTTCGCGCCGCCGGACTACCAGCAAGGCAACAGCTTTCGCATCATCTATATCCATGTGCCCACCGCGATGCTGGCCCAGTCCTGCTACGTGATGCTGGCGGTGTGCGGCATCGTCGGCCTGGTGTGGAAGATGAAGCTGGCGGACGTCGCCCTGCAATGCGCCGCGCCCATCGGCGCGTGGATGACCGCCGTGGCGCTGGTCACGGGCGCGATCTGGGGCAAACCCACCTGGGGGTCGTGGTGGGTGTGGGATGCACGACTAACGTCCATGTTGATCCTGCTGTTCCTGTACTTCGGTCTGATTGCCCTGGGCAACGCGATCAGCAATCGTGACAGCGCCGCCAAGGCCTGCGCGGTGCTGGCGATTGTCGGCGTGATCAATATCCCGATCATCAAATACTCGGTGGAGTGGTGGAACACCCTGCACCAGGGCGCCACCTTCACCCTCACCGAAAAACCGGCCATGCCCGTGGAAATGTGGGCACCGCTGCTGCTGATGGTGCTGGGGTTCTACTGCTTCTTCGGCGCCGTGCTGCTGATGCGCATGCGCCTCGAAGTGCTCAAGCGTGAAGCCCGCACCACGTGGGTCAAGGCCGAAGTGCAAGCCAGCCTGGGAGCGCGTGGATGA
- the ccmD gene encoding heme exporter protein CcmD: MSFASFSDFLAMGHHGLYVWTAYGICLAVLALNVAAPILARKRYLQQEARRLRRETEK; this comes from the coding sequence ATGAGTTTTGCTTCTTTCAGTGATTTTCTCGCCATGGGCCACCATGGCCTGTATGTCTGGACGGCCTATGGCATCTGCCTGGCGGTGCTGGCCCTCAACGTCGCCGCGCCGATCCTGGCTCGCAAGCGTTACCTGCAACAAGAGGCGCGTCGTCTGCGCCGGGAGACCGAAAAGTGA
- the ccmE gene encoding cytochrome c maturation protein CcmE, whose translation MNPLRRKRLLIILAILAGVGIAVGLALSALQQNINLFYTPTQIANGEAPQDTRIRAGGMVEKGSLKRSGDSLDVTFVVTDFNKAVTITYRGILPDLFREGQGIVALGKLNADGVVVADEVLAKHDEKYMPPEVTKALKDSGQPAPAPVKEG comes from the coding sequence GTGAATCCGCTGCGTAGAAAGCGTCTGTTGATCATCCTTGCCATCCTGGCGGGCGTCGGCATTGCCGTCGGCCTGGCCTTGAGTGCCCTGCAACAGAACATCAACCTGTTCTACACCCCGACCCAGATCGCCAATGGCGAAGCCCCGCAGGACACGCGCATCCGCGCCGGCGGCATGGTGGAGAAGGGCTCGCTCAAACGCTCCGGTGATTCCCTTGACGTCACCTTCGTGGTCACCGACTTCAACAAGGCCGTGACCATCACCTATCGCGGCATCCTCCCGGACCTGTTCCGCGAAGGCCAGGGCATTGTCGCCCTGGGCAAGCTCAACGCCGACGGCGTGGTGGTGGCCGATGAAGTGCTGGCCAAGCACGACGAGAAGTACATGCCGCCCGAGGTCACCAAGGCGTTGAAAGACAGCGGCCAACCCGCTCCAGCACCCGTCAAGGAGGGCTAA
- a CDS encoding heme lyase CcmF/NrfE family subunit translates to MTSALFIPELGQLAMILALCFAIVQAVVPLLGAWRGDRLWMSLAQPAAWGQCAFLVFAFGCLTYAFMTDDFSVAYVANNSNSALPWYYKFSAVWGAHEGSLLLWALILGGWTFAVSIFSWQLPQVMLARVLAVMGMISIGFLLFLIMTSNPFTRILPQIPADGHDLNPLLQDIGLIVHPPMLYMGYVGFSVAFAFAIAALLGGRLDAAWARWSRPWTIVAWAFLGIGITLGSWWAYYELGWGGWWFWDPVENASFMPWLVGTALIHSLAVTEKRGVFKSWTVLLAIAAFSLSLLGTFLVRSGVLTSVHAFASDPARGVFILIFLLCVVGGSLTLFALRAPVVKSQVGFNLWSRETLLLGNNLVLVVAASMILLGTLYPLVLDALSGAKLSVGPPYFNALFIPLMGLLMVVMAVGVLVRWKDTPVKWLAGMLMPVLLGSVALAVIAGIAYGDFNWAVLATFLLAAWVLLAGVRDIVDKTRHKGLINGLPTLTRSYWGMQIAHIGIAVCALGVVLSSQNSAERDLRLAPGESMDLAGYHFIFEGAKHFEGPNFTSDKGTIRVVRNGKEVAVLHPEKRLYTVQSSMMTEAGIDAGFTRDLYVALGEPLGDGAWAVRVHVKPFVRWIWFGGLITAVGGLLAALDRRYRVKVKSRVREALGLQGAAV, encoded by the coding sequence ATGACGTCCGCACTGTTTATTCCAGAGTTGGGCCAGTTGGCGATGATTCTCGCCCTGTGCTTTGCCATCGTGCAGGCCGTGGTGCCGTTGCTCGGCGCCTGGCGCGGCGATCGCCTGTGGATGAGCCTGGCGCAGCCGGCCGCCTGGGGCCAATGTGCATTCCTGGTCTTCGCGTTCGGCTGCCTGACCTACGCCTTTATGACCGACGACTTTTCTGTCGCCTACGTGGCCAATAACTCCAACAGCGCCTTGCCCTGGTACTACAAATTCAGCGCCGTGTGGGGCGCCCACGAAGGGTCGTTGCTGCTGTGGGCCTTGATTCTCGGCGGCTGGACGTTCGCCGTGTCGATCTTCTCGTGGCAATTGCCACAAGTGATGCTGGCGCGGGTGCTGGCGGTGATGGGCATGATCAGCATCGGCTTCCTGCTGTTCCTGATCATGACCTCCAACCCGTTTACCCGCATCCTGCCGCAGATCCCGGCGGACGGGCATGACCTCAACCCGTTGTTGCAGGACATCGGCCTGATCGTGCATCCACCGATGCTCTACATGGGGTACGTGGGTTTCTCGGTGGCCTTTGCCTTCGCCATTGCCGCCTTGCTCGGCGGGCGCCTGGATGCGGCCTGGGCGCGCTGGTCGCGGCCCTGGACCATCGTGGCCTGGGCCTTCCTCGGCATTGGCATCACCCTCGGCTCCTGGTGGGCCTACTACGAGCTCGGCTGGGGCGGCTGGTGGTTCTGGGACCCGGTGGAAAACGCCTCGTTCATGCCGTGGCTGGTGGGCACCGCGCTGATTCACTCCCTGGCCGTCACTGAAAAACGCGGCGTGTTCAAGAGCTGGACCGTGTTGCTGGCCATCGCGGCATTTTCCCTCAGCCTGCTCGGCACCTTCCTTGTGCGTTCGGGCGTACTGACTTCGGTGCATGCGTTCGCGTCTGATCCTGCGCGCGGCGTGTTTATCCTGATCTTCCTGCTGTGTGTGGTGGGGGGCTCACTGACCCTGTTCGCCCTGCGCGCGCCCGTGGTCAAGAGCCAGGTGGGCTTTAACCTGTGGTCGCGGGAAACCCTGTTGCTGGGCAATAACCTGGTGCTGGTGGTGGCCGCCTCGATGATCCTGCTCGGCACCCTGTACCCGCTGGTGCTGGATGCGCTGAGCGGCGCCAAGCTGTCCGTCGGCCCGCCGTACTTCAACGCGTTGTTTATCCCGTTGATGGGCCTGTTGATGGTGGTGATGGCGGTCGGCGTGCTGGTGCGCTGGAAAGACACCCCGGTCAAATGGCTGGCGGGCATGCTGATGCCAGTGCTGCTGGGCAGCGTCGCCTTGGCGGTGATCGCCGGAATCGCCTATGGCGATTTCAACTGGGCGGTACTGGCCACCTTCCTGCTCGCCGCCTGGGTGTTGCTGGCCGGTGTGCGCGATATTGTCGACAAGACCCGGCACAAGGGCCTGATCAATGGCCTGCCGACCCTGACCCGCAGCTACTGGGGCATGCAGATCGCCCACATCGGCATCGCCGTGTGCGCCCTGGGCGTCGTGCTCTCCAGCCAGAACAGCGCCGAGCGCGACCTGCGCCTGGCACCGGGCGAGTCCATGGACCTGGCCGGTTATCACTTCATCTTCGAAGGCGCCAAGCACTTCGAAGGGCCGAACTTCACCTCCGACAAAGGCACCATCCGCGTCGTGCGCAACGGTAAGGAAGTGGCCGTGCTGCACCCGGAAAAACGCTTGTATACCGTGCAGAGCTCGATGATGACCGAAGCCGGGATCGACGCCGGTTTCACCCGTGACCTCTACGTCGCCCTGGGTGAGCCACTGGGTGATGGCGCCTGGGCGGTGCGCGTGCATGTCAAACCGTTCGTGCGCTGGATCTGGTTCGGTGGGTTGATCACGGCGGTCGGTGGTTTGCTCGCGGCGCTGGACCGGCGCTATCGGGTCAAGGTCAAGAGCCGGGTGCGTGAAGCCCTCGGTCTGCAAGGAGCGGCGGTATGA
- a CDS encoding DsbE family thiol:disulfide interchange protein yields the protein MKRWLMVVPLAVFLLMAVFLYRGLYLNPAELPSAMIGKPFPTFNLPTVQGDKTLTQADLLGKPALVNVWGTWCISCRVEHPVLNKLAEKGVVIYGINYKDDNAAALKWLAEFHNPYQLDIRDEDGNLGLNLGVYGAPETFFIDAKGVIRDKYVGVIDEVVWREQLAAKYQALVDEAKP from the coding sequence ATGAAACGTTGGTTGATGGTCGTGCCGCTGGCGGTGTTCCTGCTGATGGCGGTGTTCCTGTATCGCGGGTTGTACCTGAACCCGGCCGAGTTGCCCTCGGCCATGATCGGCAAGCCGTTCCCTACCTTCAACCTGCCGACGGTACAGGGCGATAAAACCCTGACCCAGGCCGACCTGCTGGGCAAACCGGCGCTGGTCAACGTGTGGGGCACCTGGTGCATCTCCTGCCGCGTCGAACACCCGGTGCTGAACAAGCTCGCCGAGAAGGGGGTGGTGATCTACGGCATCAACTACAAGGACGACAACGCGGCGGCCTTGAAATGGCTGGCCGAGTTCCACAACCCATACCAGTTGGATATCCGCGATGAAGACGGCAACCTCGGTTTGAACCTCGGCGTCTACGGTGCCCCGGAAACCTTCTTTATCGACGCCAAGGGTGTGATTCGCGACAAATACGTCGGCGTGATCGACGAGGTGGTGTGGCGTGAGCAACTGGCCGCCAAGTACCAGGCACTGGTCGACGAGGCCAAGCCATGA
- a CDS encoding cytochrome c-type biogenesis protein, with the protein MKRLLAAAVLALGLAGVAHAAIDTYEFAKDADRERFRELTKELRCPKCQNQDIADSNAPIAADLRKEIFRMLGEGKDNQQIIDFMVDRYGDFVRYKPALTGKTALLWFGPAGLLLTGVVVMAVIVRRRRAAPTDGSDALSPEERKRLDQLLDTKTDD; encoded by the coding sequence ATGAAGCGTCTGTTAGCCGCTGCCGTACTGGCGCTGGGCTTGGCCGGTGTGGCCCATGCCGCCATCGACACGTACGAATTTGCCAAGGACGCTGACCGCGAACGTTTCCGCGAATTGACCAAGGAACTGCGCTGCCCCAAGTGCCAGAACCAGGACATTGCCGATTCCAACGCGCCGATCGCCGCCGACCTGCGCAAAGAGATCTTCCGCATGCTGGGGGAGGGCAAGGACAACCAGCAGATCATCGACTTCATGGTCGACCGCTACGGTGATTTCGTGCGCTACAAACCGGCCCTCACCGGCAAGACCGCGCTGCTCTGGTTCGGCCCCGCCGGGCTGCTGCTGACCGGGGTGGTCGTCATGGCCGTGATTGTCCGCCGTCGCCGCGCCGCGCCTACCGATGGCTCCGACGCGCTATCCCCCGAAGAGCGTAAACGCCTCGACCAATTGCTGGACACCAAGACTGATGATTGA
- the ccmI gene encoding c-type cytochrome biogenesis protein CcmI, with translation MIDFWLAAGLLLLIALSFLLIPVLRGRRAQREEDRTALNVALYQERVAELQVQQDEGVLNAAQLDTGRAEAARELLADTEGVEKPRESRLGKPLPLLAAFLVPVLGVVLYLHYGASDKVELTREFSQPPVSMQDMTRRLERAAAAQPDSAEGLYFLGRAYMAQDRSADAAKVFERTVALAGRQPELLGQWAQAQYFADNKQWSPKIQALTDEALKLDPKEVTSLGLLGIAAFEGQRYQEAIDYWSRLLAQLPPEDNSRVALQGGIDRAAEKLKESGGTVAQAPKATLKVRVDLSADVKAKSLPGDSVFIFARAVSGPPAPLAAKRVTVADLPVTVELGDADAMMPQLKLSNFPEVQLVARISRAGQPTTGEWIGRSQPLASSTTALQQLTIDSPDQ, from the coding sequence ATGATTGATTTCTGGCTCGCAGCCGGGTTGCTGCTTCTGATTGCCCTGAGTTTCCTATTGATCCCTGTGTTGCGCGGCCGCCGTGCCCAGCGTGAAGAGGACCGCACCGCGCTGAACGTGGCGCTCTACCAAGAACGCGTGGCCGAGCTGCAAGTGCAGCAGGACGAAGGCGTACTCAACGCCGCGCAACTCGACACCGGCCGCGCCGAAGCTGCCCGCGAGCTGCTGGCCGACACCGAAGGCGTGGAAAAACCCCGCGAGTCGCGCCTGGGCAAACCCTTGCCATTGTTGGCGGCGTTCCTGGTGCCGGTGCTGGGCGTTGTGCTTTACCTGCATTATGGCGCCAGCGACAAGGTCGAACTGACTCGCGAATTCTCCCAGCCGCCGGTGTCCATGCAAGACATGACCCGCCGCCTGGAACGCGCTGCCGCCGCGCAACCGGACTCTGCCGAAGGCCTGTACTTCCTCGGGCGTGCCTACATGGCACAAGACCGTTCGGCCGATGCCGCCAAAGTCTTCGAGCGCACCGTGGCCCTGGCCGGGCGCCAGCCTGAGCTGTTGGGGCAATGGGCCCAGGCCCAGTACTTCGCCGACAACAAACAGTGGTCGCCCAAAATCCAGGCCCTGACCGACGAAGCCCTGAAGCTGGACCCCAAGGAAGTCACCAGCCTCGGCCTGCTCGGTATTGCCGCGTTTGAAGGCCAGCGCTATCAGGAAGCGATCGACTACTGGAGCCGCCTGCTGGCCCAACTGCCCCCGGAAGATAATTCCCGTGTTGCCCTGCAAGGCGGGATTGACCGCGCGGCAGAGAAGCTGAAAGAGAGCGGTGGCACCGTCGCCCAAGCGCCTAAGGCGACGCTGAAAGTTCGCGTGGATCTGTCCGCCGACGTGAAGGCCAAATCCCTGCCGGGCGACAGCGTTTTCATCTTCGCCCGCGCGGTCTCTGGCCCGCCGGCGCCTTTGGCGGCCAAGCGCGTGACCGTCGCCGACTTGCCCGTCACCGTCGAACTGGGCGATGCCGACGCGATGATGCCGCAGTTGAAACTGTCCAACTTCCCCGAAGTCCAACTGGTTGCGCGCATATCCCGGGCCGGTCAACCGACCACAGGCGAATGGATCGGCCGCAGCCAACCCCTGGCCAGCAGCACCACTGCGCTGCAGCAGCTGACCATCGACAGTCCGGACCAGTAA
- the phnN gene encoding phosphonate metabolism protein/1,5-bisphosphokinase (PRPP-forming) PhnN — translation MAGRLIYLIGPSGSGKDSLLDAARPRLAERGCRLVRRVITRSAEAVGEAAQGVSPEQFAAMKAEGAFALSWQANGLSYGIPRQIDEWLAAGEDVLVNGSRAHLAQTRERYPTLLVLLLTVDQVVLRQRLIARGRESLPDIEERLARNARFTAQLIAGNEAGLFVLDNSGPLEHTVERLLCCLDQGHSACA, via the coding sequence ATGGCAGGCAGGTTGATCTATCTCATCGGGCCATCGGGTTCGGGCAAGGACAGCCTGCTGGATGCGGCACGACCCCGCTTGGCCGAGCGCGGCTGCCGCTTGGTGCGCCGCGTGATTACCCGTTCGGCGGAAGCCGTGGGCGAGGCCGCGCAAGGGGTAAGCCCCGAACAGTTTGCCGCGATGAAGGCCGAGGGCGCGTTTGCCCTGAGCTGGCAGGCCAATGGGCTGTCCTACGGGATTCCCAGGCAAATTGACGAGTGGCTGGCGGCGGGGGAGGACGTGTTGGTCAATGGCTCCCGTGCGCACCTGGCGCAAACCCGTGAGCGCTACCCGACGTTGCTGGTGTTGTTGCTGACGGTTGACCAGGTCGTGTTGCGCCAGCGCCTGATTGCGCGTGGGCGTGAGTCTTTGCCAGATATTGAAGAACGCCTGGCGCGCAATGCGCGGTTCACCGCGCAACTGATCGCCGGCAATGAGGCAGGACTGTTTGTGCTGGATAACTCCGGCCCATTGGAGCACACCGTCGAGCGTCTGCTGTGCTGCCTCGACCAAGGGCACTCGGCGTGTGCTTGA
- a CDS encoding type II toxin-antitoxin system HicB family antitoxin codes for MQYPICIEWGDDFTATGIQIPDIPGAVTAGDSFEEAYNAAVEVAHIRLQEIAAEGGVIPMPTSVADHYAHADYAGMGWGMLELDISPYLGKTEKVNVTLPGYVIQRIDRYVREHKVKSRSSFLADAALEKLVRS; via the coding sequence ATGCAATACCCAATCTGTATCGAATGGGGCGATGACTTCACCGCTACCGGTATCCAGATCCCCGATATTCCAGGCGCCGTCACTGCCGGGGACAGTTTTGAAGAAGCGTACAACGCTGCTGTGGAGGTCGCGCACATCCGGCTGCAGGAGATCGCCGCAGAGGGTGGGGTGATTCCGATGCCCACGTCGGTGGCCGATCATTACGCCCACGCAGACTATGCGGGGATGGGCTGGGGGATGCTGGAGTTGGACATCTCGCCCTATCTGGGCAAGACCGAGAAGGTCAATGTGACCTTGCCCGGCTATGTCATCCAGCGCATCGACCGGTATGTGCGCGAGCACAAGGTCAAAAGCCGCTCGTCATTTCTGGCGGACGCGGCTTTGGAGAAGTTGGTGCGCTCTTAG